The following coding sequences are from one SAR86 cluster bacterium window:
- a CDS encoding M48 family metallopeptidase, producing MVKFLKILILSTLIFSCAGPATQRLNIDNDALDAETKLQQTLALQKIKERYERLQRVGYPILKNSSDLCDNTVNSIGVMFNAYVATDKYSEIEKEVYGIDEKGIKVTYVIPSSAAFKSGLRKNDEILKINNLEVSSDREKFHKGLEKFRNKSETLKVEFLRDGVSKSVSFDPDLICNYPILLVQNDSVNAFANGSQIGITTGMIRFAQRDEDLGLVIAHELGHNMMGHISKLRTNSLLGTIVDLAAAYYGVNTQGVFGQTGARMYSQEFEAEADYVGIYYLERAGYSTENVANFWRDMAVEHPGSINQSHTSTHPATPERFLEINAAIKEIEEKKKSNQQLIPNTVAD from the coding sequence ATGGTTAAATTTTTAAAAATTTTAATTTTATCTACGTTAATCTTTTCGTGTGCTGGTCCTGCTACTCAGAGACTAAACATTGACAATGATGCTTTAGATGCTGAAACAAAACTTCAACAAACATTAGCGCTTCAAAAAATTAAGGAAAGATACGAACGTTTGCAACGAGTAGGCTATCCAATTCTTAAGAACTCGAGTGACCTTTGCGATAATACTGTGAACTCCATCGGGGTAATGTTCAATGCTTACGTTGCTACAGATAAATATTCTGAAATTGAAAAAGAAGTATATGGAATTGATGAAAAAGGAATAAAAGTCACATACGTTATTCCAAGTTCAGCTGCTTTTAAAAGTGGACTAAGAAAAAACGATGAAATCTTAAAAATTAACAACTTAGAGGTTTCATCAGATAGAGAGAAATTTCACAAAGGCTTAGAAAAATTTAGAAATAAATCAGAGACCCTAAAGGTAGAGTTTTTGAGAGATGGAGTATCAAAATCAGTATCCTTTGATCCTGATTTGATTTGTAACTACCCTATTTTGTTGGTTCAAAACGACTCTGTTAACGCTTTCGCTAACGGAAGCCAAATTGGCATAACGACAGGAATGATAAGGTTTGCTCAAAGAGATGAAGACCTTGGATTGGTTATAGCACATGAACTGGGTCATAACATGATGGGCCACATCTCTAAATTAAGAACTAATTCTCTTCTTGGAACGATTGTTGATTTAGCTGCCGCTTACTATGGAGTAAATACCCAAGGCGTTTTTGGTCAGACTGGAGCAAGAATGTATTCTCAAGAATTTGAAGCAGAAGCGGACTATGTTGGAATTTATTATTTGGAAAGAGCTGGATACTCAACGGAAAATGTCGCAAACTTTTGGCGAGATATGGCAGTGGAACATCCAGGGAGTATCAATCAAAGCCACACTTCCACTCATCCTGCTACTCCTGAAAGATTTTTAGAAATTAATGCTGCTATTAAAGAAATTGAAGAAAAGAAAAAGTCTAATCAGCAATTAATTCCGAACACAGTTGCTGATTAG
- the parE gene encoding DNA topoisomerase IV subunit B codes for MANSKYTAESIEVLSGLEPVRKRPGMYTDTTSPNHLVMEVVDNSVDEAIAGHAKEISVCLNKDNSITVEDDGRGMPVDMHPEEKVPGVELIFSRLHAGAKFSNKEYTFSGGLHGVGVSVVNALSTHLKAEIKRDGSKFAIEFADSLKKKDLKKIDAVGQRNTGTKIFFKPDPVFFDTEKISSKQLSNALRAKAVLCSGLTIKYKDEISKTKEEWCYVDGLGDYLINELGDGLFVPEKPIIGEHQDEESGLSWALMWERGDKEKISESYVNLIPTSQGGTHVSGMKSGMTEALKEFCDYRKLIPRGVKITSDDVWKNCNFVLSAKLKDPQFSGQTKEKLSSKEFQNIASSISKDSLAIWLNQHTEAAEEIAFISIENAQARVKANQKVERKKITKGITLPGKLSDCVSGEISETELFLVEGESAGGSAKQARNRQFQAVMSLKGKILNTWEVDTDAVTQSQEVKDIAMALGLDPGCKTLDNLRYGKICILADADTDGAHIATLICALFLKHFRPLVEAGHVFIAQPPLFRIDQGKEVFYALDEDEKDKIVKDLQSKNKQKKIEIQRFKGLGEMNPSQLRETTMEIEGRRLLKLTLEKGNTSTSLMDMLLSKKRAGDRKHWLETKGDLANLNE; via the coding sequence TTGGCCAACTCAAAATATACCGCTGAGTCAATTGAGGTCTTATCGGGTCTTGAGCCCGTTAGAAAAAGACCTGGTATGTATACCGACACCACCAGTCCTAATCACCTTGTCATGGAAGTTGTAGATAACAGCGTTGATGAAGCAATAGCTGGTCATGCAAAAGAGATATCAGTTTGTCTAAATAAAGATAATTCCATTACGGTAGAAGACGATGGAAGAGGTATGCCAGTTGACATGCATCCTGAAGAAAAAGTACCAGGCGTTGAACTAATCTTTTCAAGACTACATGCTGGAGCTAAATTTTCTAATAAAGAATACACTTTTTCGGGAGGCCTCCATGGAGTTGGAGTCTCAGTTGTAAACGCTTTATCTACTCACTTAAAAGCAGAAATAAAAAGAGATGGTTCAAAATTTGCAATTGAATTTGCAGATAGTTTAAAGAAAAAAGACTTAAAAAAAATTGATGCAGTGGGACAACGCAATACTGGTACAAAGATCTTTTTCAAGCCCGATCCTGTTTTTTTTGATACTGAAAAAATTTCTTCTAAACAACTTTCCAATGCTTTGAGAGCGAAAGCAGTTTTATGTTCAGGTCTTACAATAAAATACAAAGATGAAATTTCTAAAACCAAAGAAGAATGGTGTTACGTAGATGGTCTAGGAGACTATTTAATAAATGAATTAGGAGACGGTTTATTTGTTCCAGAAAAACCCATTATTGGCGAACATCAAGACGAAGAATCAGGCTTATCTTGGGCATTAATGTGGGAGAGAGGCGATAAAGAAAAAATTTCAGAAAGCTATGTGAACCTAATTCCAACTTCGCAAGGAGGAACTCATGTCTCTGGAATGAAAAGTGGAATGACAGAAGCTTTAAAAGAATTTTGTGACTATAGAAAATTAATTCCTAGAGGAGTAAAAATCACATCAGACGATGTCTGGAAAAATTGTAACTTTGTATTGTCTGCCAAGCTCAAAGATCCTCAATTTAGTGGCCAAACCAAAGAGAAATTGTCTTCGAAAGAATTTCAAAACATTGCTTCTTCGATTTCAAAAGATAGTTTAGCCATTTGGTTGAATCAACACACTGAAGCCGCAGAGGAAATAGCCTTTATTTCAATTGAAAATGCTCAGGCACGAGTTAAAGCTAATCAAAAAGTCGAAAGAAAAAAGATCACCAAAGGTATTACATTGCCAGGAAAATTGTCTGATTGTGTTTCTGGAGAAATATCTGAAACAGAACTATTTTTAGTGGAGGGAGAGTCGGCGGGAGGCTCAGCTAAACAGGCAAGAAATAGACAGTTTCAAGCTGTTATGTCTCTGAAGGGAAAAATATTAAACACTTGGGAAGTGGACACCGATGCCGTAACTCAATCTCAAGAAGTTAAAGATATAGCCATGGCCTTAGGTTTAGATCCAGGATGTAAAACTTTAGATAATTTGAGATATGGAAAGATCTGCATTCTTGCCGACGCGGATACTGACGGAGCTCACATTGCCACTTTGATATGTGCGTTATTTTTAAAACATTTTAGACCTTTGGTAGAAGCAGGCCATGTCTTCATTGCTCAACCTCCATTATTTAGAATAGATCAAGGCAAAGAAGTTTTCTACGCTTTAGACGAAGATGAAAAAGACAAAATCGTTAAAGATCTGCAATCAAAAAATAAACAAAAAAAAATAGAAATACAAAGATTCAAAGGTTTGGGAGAAATGAATCCAAGTCAGCTTCGAGAGACGACTATGGAAATTGAAGGGAGAAGACTTCTGAAACTTACTTTAGAAAAAGGAAATACTTCTACCTCTTTAATGGATATGTTGTTGTCTAAAAAAAGAGCTGGAGATAGAAAACATTGGCTAGAAACCAAAGGAGACTTAGCTAACTTGAATGAGTAA
- the parC gene encoding DNA topoisomerase IV subunit A, with protein MSKEESLPIGGYAEKAYLEYSMYVILDRALPFVGDGLKPVQRRIIYAMSELGLKSSAKFKKSARTVGDVIGKFHPHGDSAAYEAMVLMAQNFSTRYPLIEGQGNFGSLDDPKSFAAMRYTECRLSAYSQNLLTEISQGTVDWMPNFDGTLIEPKFLPARLPNVLLNGASGIAVGMATDIPPHNLTDVVKATIALLESPKMSIKELMRYIPSPDFPTQAKIISTPEDIEEIYTTGRGSIKLRATYDIENGEIVISSLPYQVSSSKILEQVASQIESKKISMIEDLRDESDENNPVRLIVVPRSNRIDKDALMSHLFATTELQKNVRVNFNAIGLNGKPRVFDLKDMLKEWIKFRTETVKRRLQHRLDWVNDRLHILEGLLKAYLNLDEVIKIIRTHDDPKKSLMKKFKLSELQANAILDIRLRQLAKLEEEAILEEKKLLASEAKDIEKILNSSSRLKTLIKKEMNEDLEEYGDERNSNIVEVEEAKAFDEKDLISNDPMTVVLSKRGWIRAAKGHDIDPQSLQYREGDEYLSSSTARNSQNAVIIDSFGKAFTLPIHKLPSARGQGDPVSGSINSQSGSTFAGVVAGTDDDYCLLASTSGYGFIAKIAELQTKNKSGKTALNTKGAIPLGPEKVIKINDSYLAAITEEGKMLLIESSDLPILSKGKGNKIINIDKKQFEAKENKLIFLKSLAKGSSLKICSGKQNYTIKSKDLENFVGTRGRKGNFLPKGYRRVDAVEVIVEE; from the coding sequence ATGAGTAAAGAAGAAAGCCTACCGATTGGAGGTTACGCAGAAAAAGCATATTTGGAATACTCCATGTATGTAATTCTAGACCGAGCTTTACCTTTTGTAGGAGATGGATTAAAACCAGTTCAACGAAGGATTATATATGCCATGTCTGAATTGGGTCTTAAATCTTCGGCTAAATTCAAAAAAAGCGCTAGGACTGTAGGTGATGTTATCGGAAAATTTCATCCTCATGGCGACAGTGCAGCTTACGAAGCAATGGTTTTGATGGCTCAAAATTTTTCTACTAGATACCCATTAATAGAAGGACAAGGTAATTTTGGATCTTTGGATGACCCAAAAAGTTTTGCAGCAATGAGATACACAGAATGCAGACTATCAGCTTATTCACAGAATCTTTTAACTGAAATATCACAAGGTACAGTTGACTGGATGCCTAATTTTGATGGAACTTTGATTGAACCAAAATTTTTGCCTGCGAGATTACCGAATGTACTTTTGAATGGAGCATCTGGCATTGCAGTTGGGATGGCCACGGATATACCGCCTCATAATCTCACCGATGTTGTAAAAGCTACAATTGCACTTTTAGAAAGTCCAAAAATGTCAATTAAAGAATTGATGAGATATATCCCTAGTCCGGATTTTCCCACCCAGGCAAAAATAATTTCAACTCCTGAAGACATTGAGGAAATTTATACGACTGGAAGGGGTTCTATAAAACTAAGAGCTACTTATGATATCGAAAATGGAGAAATCGTCATTAGCTCTTTGCCTTATCAAGTCTCATCTTCAAAAATCCTTGAACAAGTTGCGTCTCAAATTGAATCTAAAAAAATTAGTATGATTGAAGATCTAAGAGACGAAAGTGATGAAAATAATCCAGTGAGATTAATTGTTGTTCCAAGATCTAACAGAATAGATAAAGATGCATTAATGAGTCATCTATTTGCTACTACAGAATTACAAAAAAATGTTCGGGTAAATTTTAATGCCATCGGTTTAAACGGTAAGCCTAGAGTATTTGATTTAAAAGATATGCTCAAAGAATGGATAAAGTTTAGAACCGAGACAGTAAAAAGAAGACTGCAACATCGTTTGGATTGGGTAAACGATCGATTGCACATTCTAGAAGGGTTGCTTAAAGCTTATTTAAATCTAGATGAAGTAATAAAAATTATAAGAACCCATGACGATCCCAAAAAATCTTTAATGAAAAAATTTAAGTTATCCGAATTACAAGCAAACGCAATTTTGGACATACGTTTAAGGCAATTAGCTAAATTAGAAGAGGAGGCCATTCTGGAAGAAAAAAAATTGCTTGCTTCTGAAGCCAAAGATATTGAAAAAATTCTCAATTCATCTAGTAGATTAAAAACACTAATTAAAAAAGAGATGAATGAGGATCTTGAGGAATATGGAGATGAAAGAAACAGCAATATTGTCGAAGTTGAAGAAGCAAAAGCATTTGATGAAAAAGACCTTATCTCTAATGATCCAATGACTGTAGTACTCTCAAAGAGAGGTTGGATTAGAGCTGCTAAAGGACACGATATTGATCCTCAAAGCCTGCAGTATAGAGAGGGAGACGAATATCTTTCCTCTTCAACGGCTAGAAATAGTCAAAACGCAGTAATCATTGATAGTTTTGGAAAGGCTTTTACTTTACCTATTCATAAGTTACCTTCTGCTAGAGGTCAAGGCGATCCGGTGTCGGGCAGTATAAATTCTCAATCGGGCTCAACCTTTGCGGGCGTTGTTGCAGGGACCGATGACGACTATTGTTTGTTGGCGTCGACCAGTGGATATGGTTTTATTGCAAAAATAGCTGAATTACAAACAAAAAATAAGTCAGGCAAAACTGCACTCAACACCAAAGGAGCTATTCCATTAGGACCTGAAAAGGTGATTAAAATAAATGACTCTTACTTGGCTGCAATTACAGAGGAAGGAAAAATGCTATTAATTGAATCTTCGGATTTGCCGATTCTCTCAAAAGGGAAAGGAAATAAAATTATCAACATTGATAAAAAACAATTCGAAGCAAAAGAAAACAAATTAATTTTTCTGAAGTCACTAGCTAAAGGAAGTAGTCTTAAAATTTGCAGTGGAAAACAAAATTACACAATAAAATCCAAAGATTTAGAAAATTTTGTCGGCACCAGGGGTAGAAAGGGAAATTTTCTCCCCAAAGGGTACAGAAGAGTAGATGCAGTAGAAGTAATTGTTGAAGAATAA